A genomic stretch from Pirellulales bacterium includes:
- a CDS encoding FAD-dependent oxidoreductase, translating into MHANLEFLVFSHLRWNFVYQRPQHILSRLARHHKVYFMEEPLETESSTGMLEVSPSAEDPNVIVLRPHTNVREKGFTPAQIQAITPLLKGFLSENHCDNYAAWLYTPLAHGFLEQLRPQAVIYDCMDALDAFLHAPPELREQEEKLLTSADLVFTGGPSLFRRLQGRHPAVHCFASSVDAEHFSQAQQQRESSDHRPEPADQQFLRKPRLGYFGVIDERIDLELLDTLARSRPNWEIVMVGPVVKISPESLPRHPNLHYLGQKPYAELPLYMRSWDVCLLPFALNDSTRYISPTKTLEYMAAEKPIVSTPITDVAEPYGEVVYLADTPDTFVAQCSAAMNRTPSEKERQVEHMRGILAKTSWERTVELMRALIMDHLGQENQNGASVNQSMNRLKVVVEKTKGNSLGNGAGQSYSANGTNKQHKNNDHNIDAPVVVIGAGPTGLSAAYHLGSRGFLIEQNSTVGGWCRSQEVAGFTFDCAGHIMFSNDAYVQELYRILLEDNVHWQNREAWIYSKNVYTRYPFQGALYGLPPNVIKECLVGAIESRFGSLKSPVSPDSKANSAHSDTKNNGSTTKSGGNGRAVEQNGNGHAAHSDGASTQRHGTNGTLKNGAATNGISPLGLSGGTPAPVRGGRLGNMALPGQRPELHREILPAASTPPAPLSCQLSKDTTNGNSAKIPAGDVKDCCADGILESSAPLVDAAPHDAPAKEPRNFEEFIYKVWGAGIARHFAIPYNQKLWAVPLTEMETSWLGGRVPLPDLEEIIDGALQPVAKPMGPNSRFGYPLRGGFQALMNGFLPHVRDRLALNCRVAAVSPARHTITLQDGRVARYQKLISTMPLPVLVRMLGDEAPPEIHEAVSRLRHVSVRCVNLGVGHEKLTEKHWIYYPEQTVFHRIFVQGNASPYCNPPGGFGLTCEITYSPHKPLPCDGEELTQLCIRECREVGIIGPDDPIWVTSQVDMPYAYVVYDHQRAAAISVIRQFMAENDIILSGRYSEWEYYNSDHAFIAGKKAAEEALESIKPHPTHGTAKPSPETARSLA; encoded by the coding sequence ATGCACGCGAATTTGGAATTTTTAGTTTTTTCCCATCTCCGTTGGAACTTTGTTTATCAACGGCCGCAACATATTTTATCCCGTTTGGCTCGGCATCATAAAGTGTATTTTATGGAGGAACCATTGGAGACGGAATCTTCCACTGGAATGTTGGAAGTTTCTCCCTCCGCCGAAGATCCCAATGTCATCGTCCTTCGCCCCCATACCAATGTGCGGGAAAAAGGATTTACCCCGGCCCAAATCCAAGCCATCACTCCGCTGTTAAAGGGATTTTTATCAGAAAATCATTGTGATAACTATGCCGCTTGGCTGTATACGCCGCTGGCACATGGTTTTTTAGAGCAGTTGCGTCCCCAGGCGGTGATTTATGATTGCATGGACGCCTTGGATGCCTTTTTGCATGCTCCCCCGGAATTGCGGGAGCAAGAAGAAAAGCTTTTAACGTCAGCCGATTTGGTCTTTACCGGAGGGCCGAGTCTGTTTCGTCGCCTGCAAGGTCGCCACCCTGCGGTGCATTGCTTTGCCAGTAGCGTGGATGCGGAGCATTTTTCCCAGGCGCAGCAGCAGCGGGAATCGTCCGACCACCGGCCCGAACCCGCGGATCAACAATTTTTACGCAAGCCCCGCCTGGGATATTTTGGCGTCATTGATGAGCGCATCGATCTGGAATTGCTGGATACCTTGGCCCGCAGCCGTCCCAATTGGGAAATCGTCATGGTCGGTCCCGTGGTCAAAATTTCTCCCGAATCCTTGCCTCGGCACCCCAACCTGCATTATCTGGGCCAAAAACCCTACGCTGAATTGCCGTTATATATGCGCAGTTGGGATGTTTGCCTGCTCCCCTTTGCGCTCAATGATTCAACCCGGTATATCAGTCCCACCAAAACCCTGGAATACATGGCGGCGGAAAAACCGATTGTTAGCACGCCCATTACGGATGTGGCGGAACCGTACGGCGAGGTGGTTTATCTGGCGGATACCCCGGATACTTTTGTCGCCCAATGTTCGGCGGCCATGAACCGTACACCGAGTGAGAAAGAGCGGCAAGTAGAACACATGCGCGGCATATTGGCAAAAACCAGTTGGGAGCGAACGGTCGAGCTTATGCGGGCGCTTATCATGGACCACCTGGGCCAGGAAAACCAGAACGGGGCGAGCGTAAATCAATCTATGAATCGCTTGAAGGTGGTCGTGGAAAAAACCAAGGGAAATTCCCTGGGAAACGGGGCTGGACAAAGTTATTCCGCGAATGGCACCAACAAACAGCACAAAAATAACGACCACAACATTGATGCCCCGGTGGTGGTGATTGGAGCGGGCCCCACCGGACTTAGCGCGGCGTACCACCTAGGGAGTCGGGGCTTTTTAATCGAGCAAAATTCCACCGTGGGTGGATGGTGCCGTTCCCAGGAAGTGGCGGGATTTACCTTTGATTGCGCGGGGCACATCATGTTCTCTAATGATGCTTACGTGCAAGAATTATATCGCATTTTGCTGGAAGACAACGTCCATTGGCAAAATCGCGAGGCCTGGATTTACAGTAAGAATGTGTATACCCGTTATCCCTTTCAAGGAGCTTTATACGGCTTGCCGCCCAACGTTATTAAAGAATGCTTGGTCGGCGCGATTGAGTCACGGTTCGGCAGTTTAAAAAGTCCCGTGTCCCCCGATAGTAAAGCGAATTCCGCGCATAGCGACACCAAAAACAATGGCTCGACGACAAAATCCGGTGGTAACGGCCGCGCTGTCGAACAGAACGGCAACGGGCATGCCGCACATTCGGACGGAGCATCCACGCAGCGTCATGGCACAAATGGAACATTAAAAAATGGCGCCGCTACAAATGGCATCTCACCACTTGGTTTATCCGGAGGAACTCCGGCGCCTGTGAGGGGAGGACGCCTGGGCAATATGGCCCTGCCGGGCCAACGGCCTGAATTACACCGTGAAATTTTGCCCGCCGCCAGCACACCGCCCGCCCCTTTGTCATGCCAGCTCTCCAAGGATACCACCAACGGAAATTCCGCCAAGATTCCCGCGGGAGATGTCAAAGATTGCTGCGCGGATGGAATCCTGGAAAGCAGCGCTCCCCTGGTCGATGCCGCCCCCCATGACGCGCCAGCAAAAGAACCGCGTAATTTTGAAGAGTTTATTTATAAGGTCTGGGGGGCGGGCATCGCGCGGCATTTTGCGATTCCTTACAACCAAAAATTATGGGCCGTACCCCTGACCGAAATGGAAACTTCATGGCTCGGGGGCCGAGTGCCACTACCCGATCTGGAAGAGATCATTGATGGAGCGTTGCAGCCCGTGGCCAAACCCATGGGTCCAAATTCGCGGTTTGGATATCCGCTGCGCGGCGGCTTTCAAGCGCTCATGAATGGTTTTTTGCCCCATGTGCGGGATCGTTTAGCCTTGAATTGCCGGGTGGCCGCGGTTTCCCCCGCGCGGCATACCATTACCCTGCAAGATGGCCGGGTGGCGCGCTATCAAAAGCTTATCAGCACCATGCCCTTGCCGGTGCTGGTGCGCATGCTGGGGGACGAGGCCCCCCCGGAAATCCACGAGGCCGTTTCACGGCTCAGGCATGTTTCGGTCCGGTGCGTAAACTTGGGCGTGGGACACGAAAAACTGACCGAAAAACACTGGATTTACTATCCTGAACAAACCGTTTTTCACCGGATCTTTGTCCAGGGCAACGCCAGCCCATATTGCAATCCTCCCGGGGGATTTGGGTTAACCTGCGAGATCACCTATTCCCCGCACAAACCATTGCCGTGTGATGGCGAAGAGTTAACTCAATTGTGCATCCGCGAATGCCGCGAAGTGGGAATCATCGGGCCGGATGATCCCATCTGGGTCACCAGTCAGGTGGATATGCCTTATGCGTATGTGGTCTACGATCATCAACGGGCTGCAGCGATCTCCGTGATTCGTCAATTTATGGCCGAGAATGACATTATTTTATCGGGACGTTACAGCGAGTGGGAATATTACAACTCCGACCATGCGTTTATCGCGGGAAAGAAAGCCGCGGAAGAAGCCTTGGAAAGTATTAAGCCCCACCCCACGCATGGCACTGCCAAGCCTAGCCCGGAAACGGCGCGCTCGCTCGCCTGA
- a CDS encoding family 1 glycosylhydrolase, with the protein MDLQMWGGLECTVNRVRNRYFDQLHLSGHRGAQSLQDLELLAGMGLTALRYPVLWEHHGTAGGSLRELPLVERQLEKIKSLGMEPIVGLLHHGSGPPGTDLLSANFVEGFSTYAARIAQKFPWIEYYTPINEPLTTARFSGLYGHWYPHKRSDRDFALMLLQQCRAILSAMRQIQRINPRAKLVFTENLEYVHSTPPLKYQTDFENERRWLSADLILGKVGRGHPLWDYFRDAKVNRGELEWFQRNKLVRGVILGWNYYVTSERFLDHRISLYPPRMHGGNNRHAYVDVEAVRIRRQGLLGLECLLTQAWERYGLPLALTECHLACHRESQLRWLWDAWQAGRRLRKQGVDLRAVTAWSMFGSHNWNHLCTRDDGHYESGVFDIRGQTRRPTALAHLVKHLTQKTPLPTTTLIGKGWWNGPERFCYSPFNTATESKVRRSLPTTPQTTAKILILGANGTLGRAFQWACRERGLDHVACVRNQVDITDSNSVAAMYEQWRPWAIINAAGYVRVDQAESDPRSCQLANVTGPAQLACLARARGVRLLTFSSDLVFDGRTANPYLENAAVRPLSTYGRTKALAEDVVLAIDKNALVVRTSAFFGPWDDANFLTSALRRLAAGERISAARDWVVSPTYVPDLVHNCLDLLMDGESGVWHLANDGRVSWAEFACQAAEIFGFSRVAIHACPGRELNLPAPRPAYSALASTRGYLLPTLANSLERYHAELISSNKLAV; encoded by the coding sequence ATGGATTTGCAAATGTGGGGTGGCTTGGAATGTACCGTCAACCGCGTACGGAATCGGTATTTTGACCAGTTGCATTTGTCCGGACACCGCGGCGCGCAAAGTCTTCAGGATTTGGAGCTGTTGGCCGGAATGGGGTTGACCGCCCTGCGATACCCGGTGTTATGGGAACATCATGGCACGGCCGGGGGAAGTTTACGGGAACTCCCCTTGGTGGAACGGCAATTGGAAAAAATAAAAAGCCTGGGGATGGAACCAATCGTGGGCTTATTGCACCATGGCAGCGGGCCTCCGGGAACAGATTTGCTATCCGCGAACTTTGTGGAGGGATTTTCCACATATGCGGCGCGGATCGCCCAAAAATTCCCTTGGATCGAGTATTACACCCCCATCAACGAACCGCTCACCACGGCGCGCTTTAGCGGATTATACGGACACTGGTATCCCCACAAACGTTCGGACCGTGACTTTGCTCTGATGTTATTGCAACAATGCCGCGCCATTCTCAGCGCGATGCGGCAAATTCAGCGGATCAATCCGCGCGCAAAATTGGTATTCACCGAAAACCTCGAATATGTGCATAGCACGCCCCCGTTAAAGTATCAAACCGACTTTGAAAACGAACGCCGCTGGCTGTCAGCGGATTTAATTTTGGGAAAAGTTGGGCGGGGTCATCCCCTGTGGGACTATTTTCGGGATGCCAAGGTTAATCGCGGCGAACTAGAATGGTTTCAACGAAATAAACTGGTCCGCGGGGTAATTCTGGGATGGAATTATTATGTGACCAGCGAACGCTTCTTGGATCATCGCATTAGCCTTTACCCCCCCCGCATGCATGGAGGAAACAACCGCCACGCTTATGTTGATGTAGAGGCCGTGCGCATCCGCCGGCAGGGACTATTAGGCTTGGAGTGCCTGCTTACCCAGGCATGGGAACGCTATGGCCTCCCCTTGGCGCTGACTGAATGCCATTTGGCCTGCCATCGCGAGTCCCAGTTACGATGGTTGTGGGATGCCTGGCAGGCTGGCCGCCGACTTAGAAAACAGGGCGTCGACCTCCGGGCTGTCACCGCTTGGAGTATGTTTGGCAGCCACAATTGGAATCATTTGTGCACGCGGGATGACGGACATTATGAATCCGGCGTATTTGATATTCGCGGACAAACACGCCGTCCCACCGCGCTGGCCCATCTGGTAAAACATTTGACGCAAAAAACGCCGCTGCCGACAACCACTTTGATAGGCAAGGGTTGGTGGAATGGTCCGGAGCGGTTTTGCTATTCCCCCTTTAATACAGCCACGGAATCAAAAGTCCGCAGGAGCTTGCCCACCACCCCGCAGACAACCGCCAAAATCCTTATCTTGGGGGCAAATGGGACCTTGGGACGCGCGTTTCAATGGGCTTGCCGCGAGCGCGGCCTGGACCATGTGGCCTGCGTCCGCAATCAAGTTGACATTACCGATTCAAATTCCGTGGCGGCCATGTATGAACAGTGGCGCCCCTGGGCAATCATTAACGCGGCGGGCTATGTGCGGGTGGATCAAGCCGAATCCGATCCTCGTTCCTGCCAGTTGGCCAATGTCACGGGTCCCGCCCAGCTTGCATGCCTGGCCCGCGCGCGCGGAGTCCGATTATTAACCTTTTCCAGCGATCTTGTGTTTGATGGCCGAACCGCCAACCCTTACTTGGAAAACGCGGCGGTCCGACCGCTTTCGACCTATGGACGAACAAAGGCCCTCGCCGAGGATGTCGTGCTGGCCATCGATAAAAACGCCTTAGTCGTGCGAACCAGCGCGTTTTTTGGACCTTGGGACGATGCAAATTTTTTGACCAGCGCTCTGCGCCGCTTAGCCGCGGGAGAGCGGATTTCAGCCGCCCGCGATTGGGTGGTTTCACCCACGTATGTGCCGGACTTGGTGCATAATTGCCTGGACCTGCTGATGGATGGCGAATCGGGTGTGTGGCATTTAGCCAATGACGGACGGGTGAGTTGGGCCGAATTCGCCTGTCAGGCGGCGGAAATTTTTGGTTTTTCACGCGTGGCCATTCACGCCTGCCCTGGGCGGGAATTAAACCTACCCGCTCCCCGTCCGGCATATAGCGCGTTGGCCAGCACCCGGGGATACCTTTTGCCCACCTTGGCGAATTCCCTGGAACGTTACCATGCGGAACTGATTTCCAGCAATAAGCTCGCGGTTTAA
- a CDS encoding glycoside hydrolase family 2 TIM barrel-domain containing protein gives MSPESLTVEPHPRPLLERAGWISLSGTWDFAIDADGVWRTPQQASWPSAIRVPFAPETVASGVHHTGLFRACWYRRRFRVPPLPRASRLILHFGAVDYSAEVWINNKLAVRHEGGHTPFGVDITELLEGEEQTVVVRAEDDPNDLAKPRGKQDWQLHPHSIWYPRTTGIWQGVWLEVVPAVFISTLRWTPNIERWEIGMEARIGGALSSDTYLTVKLWSANTIIAEDRYHLLGNELMRRIALSDPGIDDYRNELLWSPARPTLIQARLNLENGAGETLDSVHSYTALRSIAIQGDRFVLNGRPYPLRMVLDQGYWPDTGLTPPHDQALRRDIQLIKAMGFNGVRKHQKIECPGFLYWADVLGLLVWEEMPSAYRFTKLSIERLTREWIEVIERDSSHPCIVAWMPFNESWGVPDLPDSPTQRHYVQALYHLTKTLDPTRPVIGNDGWESVATDIIGIHDYDHDPERIAHRYGAETLPRLLKRERPGGRILLLGSHATDDQPIMLTEFGGIAFSPDPARTWGYTRADTAEQFATDYANLLEAVRSSTTLAGFCYTQFTDTYQEANGLLYADRTPKIPIELIREATRGGQPLPEPIEWEWRERLMSAQRTQYLIPSEDYRTHRDR, from the coding sequence GTGTCCCCTGAAAGCTTGACGGTGGAGCCGCACCCGCGGCCGTTGTTGGAACGCGCGGGCTGGATTTCGCTGAGCGGGACGTGGGACTTTGCCATTGACGCGGACGGAGTTTGGCGGACGCCGCAACAAGCGTCCTGGCCATCCGCCATCCGCGTCCCCTTTGCACCCGAGACCGTCGCCAGCGGCGTGCATCACACGGGACTATTTCGCGCTTGCTGGTATCGGCGCCGGTTTCGCGTTCCTCCCTTGCCCCGCGCTAGCCGGTTAATATTGCACTTTGGCGCGGTGGATTACTCGGCCGAGGTCTGGATTAACAATAAATTGGCGGTGCGGCACGAAGGGGGACATACGCCCTTTGGTGTCGATATCACCGAGCTCCTGGAAGGGGAAGAGCAAACGGTGGTTGTGCGGGCCGAGGATGATCCCAATGATCTGGCCAAGCCCCGGGGAAAACAAGACTGGCAGCTTCATCCCCATTCCATCTGGTATCCCCGCACGACCGGCATCTGGCAGGGAGTCTGGCTGGAAGTTGTTCCGGCGGTTTTTATTTCCACCCTCCGCTGGACGCCCAACATTGAACGGTGGGAAATCGGCATGGAAGCGCGGATAGGCGGCGCGCTTTCTTCGGATACGTATCTGACGGTAAAGCTCTGGTCGGCGAATACCATCATTGCCGAGGATCGCTATCATTTGTTAGGCAATGAGTTGATGCGCCGAATCGCGCTGTCCGATCCGGGTATCGATGATTATCGTAATGAATTGCTGTGGTCCCCCGCCCGCCCCACCTTGATCCAAGCGCGGCTCAACCTGGAAAACGGGGCGGGAGAAACCCTTGACTCCGTTCATAGCTACACCGCCCTCCGCTCCATCGCGATCCAAGGGGATCGCTTTGTGTTAAACGGGCGACCCTACCCCTTGCGCATGGTCCTGGACCAGGGTTACTGGCCCGATACCGGCCTGACCCCCCCCCACGACCAGGCGTTACGCCGGGATATTCAACTTATCAAGGCCATGGGCTTTAACGGCGTGCGCAAACATCAAAAAATCGAATGCCCCGGCTTTTTATACTGGGCCGATGTGCTGGGTTTATTGGTTTGGGAGGAAATGCCCAGCGCTTACCGCTTTACAAAACTTTCCATCGAGCGGCTAACCCGCGAATGGATCGAGGTCATCGAACGGGACTCCAGTCATCCATGTATCGTCGCGTGGATGCCCTTTAATGAGTCCTGGGGGGTTCCCGACCTGCCTGATAGCCCCACGCAACGACACTATGTGCAGGCGCTGTATCATTTGACAAAGACACTGGATCCCACCCGGCCCGTCATTGGCAATGATGGTTGGGAAAGCGTTGCCACGGATATTATTGGCATTCATGATTATGATCACGACCCCGAGCGCATCGCCCACCGTTATGGCGCGGAAACCCTGCCGCGGTTGCTCAAACGCGAGCGCCCCGGAGGAAGAATACTCTTACTGGGGAGCCACGCGACCGATGACCAGCCGATTATGCTCACCGAATTTGGTGGTATCGCGTTTTCCCCCGATCCCGCGCGCACGTGGGGTTATACGCGGGCGGATACCGCGGAACAATTCGCCACAGACTACGCCAACTTGTTGGAGGCGGTAAGATCTTCCACGACTTTGGCCGGTTTTTGCTATACGCAGTTCACGGATACCTATCAGGAAGCAAATGGATTACTGTACGCCGACCGCACCCCTAAAATTCCGATCGAATTGATTCGCGAGGCCACCCGCGGAGGGCAACCCCTCCCGGAACCTATCGAATGGGAATGGCGGGAAAGACTCATGAGCGCGCAACGCACCCAATATCTGATACCCAGCGAAGATTATCGCACGCATCGGGATCGTTAA
- a CDS encoding PSD1 and planctomycete cytochrome C domain-containing protein encodes MRVLWIILRSLGVVLCGIIFTKARLALAEPPDYLQQIKPILRQRCFACHSGLKAEGGLRLDAASFINKGGDSGPALLAGQSEKSELIARVTSHDESERMPQEGAELPEAEIQILKQWIDQGAALPEEPLPPDPLTHWSFVAPRRPPIPPQSDHSPLAASANPVDRFIAARQNALGVTPLPPADKAELLRRVTLDLTGLPPTTAEMQAFMADSSPVAYTAVVDRLLASPRYAERWGRHWMDVWRYSDWDGFGAEVRESQPHIWRWRDWIIQSLADDKPYNQMLVEMLAGDELAPADPDILRATGFLARNYHRYSRNTWLENTIEHTGKAFLGLTLNCARCHDHKYDPISQAEYYQLRAVFEPYDVRIDPLPGAIDPVAGGLSRVYDARPEQPTYLFERGNEKQPDTEHPLIASLPRILGERKLAAEQRELPVTAWYPAVARSFQNDFLAQKEATLSAARAELATARADWDKHRAAPSPTVPAPPATATLADQAKIVAPDRGEKFLWDNFLRRDTELWLYDRGNWELTGQGVRQTDPAADFCLMISQSQHPADFVARYAFTIRGGDGYRSVGLAFDLTDKDNFQAYYLTAFPDNPGSQFLQRVRGADTYPSGTHRAFPVNVDSPQEVILAVRGQLVNVWVGGKFLLAYQLPQPRAAGGKLALWTFDAVADFHQISVEELSPEVALVPATLPDSGDKAIAQPEDPVLTQLRLQQRVELASAKLALAAADELSTRARMAADQLRYMVPREEAPSDATSTPTPAVTDAISVAVRAEAAEKTAAAQLKLVTARHELSLAATKAENASTLPKLQEAVAQAEQAVQTLAAQAPAADYAPLGPQYPKSSTGRRLALARRIADNQNPLTARVAVNHLWLRHFGAPLVPTMFDYGHNGKPPTHPELLDWLAVEFMEGGWRMRPLHRLIVTSQAYQMASHGSEELTSQNMRLDRDNQALWRMNSRRLEAEAVRDAVLYVSGRLDFTAGGPDLDQNAAFENPRRSLYFRQAKEKRVPFLAIFDQANVAECYRRDETIVPQQALALANSELVAAAAEQTTKKLEQLAGKVPSDPEFVERAFKAILNRAPTSAELERCLRFLALVPSVEHPQPASANHSRRQSLVHVLFNHHEFVTIP; translated from the coding sequence ATGCGTGTCCTGTGGATCATCTTACGCAGCTTGGGCGTGGTTCTTTGTGGAATTATATTTACCAAGGCGCGACTTGCCTTGGCGGAGCCACCCGATTACCTGCAACAGATCAAGCCTATATTGCGGCAACGCTGTTTTGCCTGTCACAGCGGTCTTAAAGCCGAGGGGGGATTGCGCCTGGATGCGGCCAGTTTCATCAACAAAGGGGGAGATAGCGGGCCCGCGCTGCTAGCGGGCCAGTCCGAAAAAAGTGAATTAATCGCGCGGGTTACCAGTCATGACGAATCGGAACGAATGCCCCAGGAAGGAGCCGAGCTGCCAGAGGCCGAGATTCAAATCCTTAAGCAATGGATTGATCAAGGGGCAGCCCTGCCGGAGGAACCACTCCCCCCCGACCCGCTCACACATTGGTCCTTTGTCGCGCCGCGACGCCCCCCGATACCACCCCAAAGCGACCATAGTCCTTTAGCCGCGTCGGCTAATCCCGTTGATCGGTTTATTGCCGCGCGGCAGAACGCGCTGGGCGTGACGCCCCTGCCCCCCGCGGATAAAGCCGAGTTGTTACGGCGGGTCACGTTGGATTTGACTGGTCTGCCCCCCACCACCGCGGAGATGCAAGCCTTTATGGCGGATAGTTCGCCCGTCGCGTACACGGCCGTGGTGGATCGGCTGCTAGCCAGTCCCCGCTATGCCGAGCGCTGGGGCCGGCACTGGATGGATGTCTGGCGATATAGCGACTGGGACGGATTTGGAGCCGAAGTCCGCGAAAGCCAGCCCCATATTTGGCGTTGGCGCGATTGGATCATCCAGTCGCTGGCGGACGACAAACCGTATAATCAAATGCTGGTCGAAATGCTGGCTGGCGATGAGTTAGCGCCCGCTGATCCCGACATCCTGCGGGCGACCGGATTTTTAGCCCGTAATTATCATCGCTATAGCCGCAACACCTGGCTGGAAAACACCATCGAACATACCGGCAAGGCGTTTTTGGGCCTGACACTGAACTGCGCGCGGTGCCACGACCATAAATATGATCCCATTTCGCAAGCAGAATACTACCAATTGCGGGCTGTCTTTGAACCTTATGACGTGCGAATTGATCCCCTCCCCGGAGCAATCGACCCCGTCGCGGGAGGCTTATCACGGGTGTATGACGCCCGCCCGGAGCAACCCACGTATCTGTTTGAACGGGGTAATGAAAAGCAGCCCGACACCGAACATCCACTGATAGCTTCGCTACCCCGCATTTTAGGGGAAAGAAAATTAGCCGCGGAACAGCGCGAATTGCCCGTGACGGCCTGGTATCCGGCTGTCGCCCGCTCGTTTCAGAACGACTTTCTGGCCCAAAAAGAAGCAACCCTGAGCGCCGCCCGCGCGGAACTAGCCACGGCCCGCGCGGACTGGGATAAGCATCGTGCCGCTCCCTCCCCCACCGTCCCCGCTCCGCCAGCAACCGCGACATTGGCGGATCAGGCAAAGATTGTGGCCCCTGATCGGGGTGAGAAATTTTTATGGGATAATTTTTTGCGGCGAGACACCGAATTATGGCTATATGACCGGGGCAATTGGGAATTGACGGGGCAAGGTGTGCGGCAAACCGATCCCGCCGCCGATTTTTGCCTGATGATTTCCCAATCCCAACACCCCGCTGATTTCGTCGCCCGATATGCCTTTACCATTCGCGGCGGCGATGGCTATCGCTCGGTCGGACTGGCGTTTGATTTGACGGATAAGGATAACTTTCAGGCTTATTATTTAACGGCGTTTCCCGACAATCCCGGTAGCCAGTTCTTGCAGCGTGTTCGGGGAGCGGATACTTATCCCTCCGGCACCCACCGCGCATTTCCTGTGAATGTTGACTCCCCCCAAGAGGTCATCCTGGCGGTCCGCGGCCAACTGGTCAATGTTTGGGTGGGGGGAAAATTTCTCCTGGCATACCAGTTACCCCAGCCCCGCGCGGCGGGGGGCAAACTTGCGCTTTGGACCTTTGACGCGGTCGCTGATTTTCATCAAATTAGCGTGGAAGAGCTTAGCCCGGAGGTCGCGCTCGTTCCCGCCACACTTCCCGACTCTGGCGACAAAGCAATCGCGCAGCCGGAAGATCCCGTATTGACACAATTACGATTGCAACAGCGGGTGGAATTGGCAAGCGCAAAGCTCGCCCTGGCGGCGGCGGATGAACTATCCACGCGGGCGCGCATGGCGGCGGATCAATTGCGGTACATGGTCCCGCGGGAAGAAGCTCCCTCGGACGCCACTTCCACTCCCACTCCCGCAGTAACGGACGCCATCTCCGTGGCGGTGCGGGCGGAAGCAGCCGAAAAAACCGCCGCCGCTCAACTAAAGCTTGTTACCGCGCGACACGAATTGTCCCTGGCCGCGACTAAGGCCGAAAACGCCTCCACCTTGCCAAAGTTGCAAGAAGCCGTCGCCCAGGCTGAACAAGCGGTGCAAACCTTGGCGGCCCAAGCGCCCGCGGCGGATTACGCCCCGCTTGGCCCCCAATACCCCAAAAGCAGCACCGGCCGACGGTTGGCCCTGGCGCGGCGCATCGCCGATAATCAAAATCCACTGACAGCGAGAGTGGCTGTCAACCATCTTTGGCTGCGTCATTTTGGCGCGCCATTGGTCCCCACCATGTTTGATTATGGTCATAACGGCAAACCTCCCACCCACCCCGAATTACTGGATTGGCTGGCGGTTGAATTCATGGAAGGGGGCTGGCGAATGCGGCCGTTGCACCGGCTGATCGTGACTAGCCAGGCATATCAAATGGCTAGCCACGGCTCCGAGGAACTTACATCGCAGAATATGCGGCTGGACCGGGATAATCAGGCGCTGTGGCGGATGAACTCGCGCCGGCTCGAGGCCGAAGCGGTTCGGGACGCGGTGTTGTATGTGTCGGGACGATTGGATTTTACCGCGGGAGGACCGGATTTGGATCAAAATGCGGCTTTTGAGAATCCCCGGCGCAGCCTTTATTTTCGCCAGGCCAAGGAAAAGCGAGTGCCGTTTTTAGCGATCTTTGACCAAGCCAATGTCGCCGAATGTTACCGGCGCGACGAAACGATCGTCCCGCAACAAGCCCTGGCCCTGGCCAATAGCGAATTGGTGGCGGCGGCAGCCGAGCAGACAACAAAAAAGCTGGAACAACTCGCTGGCAAAGTTCCGTCGGATCCGGAGTTTGTAGAACGGGCTTTTAAGGCGATCTTAAATCGCGCTCCTACTTCCGCCGAGTTAGAACGCTGCCTGCGATTCTTAGCGCTCGTTCCCAGCGTGGAGCATCCCCAACCCGCCTCCGCTAATCACTCCCGGCGGCAAAGCCTGGTCCATGTGTTGTTTAATCATCACGAATTTGTCACCATCCCCTGA